From Herbiconiux flava, one genomic window encodes:
- a CDS encoding PP2C family protein-serine/threonine phosphatase, with amino-acid sequence MSVTREGAVPRQVTLSWAAISDKGNKRAGNEDSSISDIPIFAVADGMGGHSAGDVASAAVVDRLGEIGDAVTTADRIEEALAEALTDIDRVGDESVLGTGTTVTGVALVEVEDDLAWMVFNIGDSRVYLLQDGELQQLTVDHSVVQELIDAGLITPEQAERHPDSNVITRAVGFHEKPIPDYSTMPVVAGQRVLICSDGLTKELTDVGIRHYLSISPTAERAANELVAASLANGGRDNVTVVVVDVESDENDGAPAGDADERPGDRGTSQP; translated from the coding sequence GTGAGCGTCACGCGCGAGGGCGCCGTGCCCCGGCAGGTCACCCTCTCCTGGGCGGCCATCAGCGACAAGGGCAACAAGCGCGCGGGCAACGAGGACAGCTCGATCTCCGACATCCCGATCTTCGCCGTCGCCGACGGCATGGGCGGCCACTCGGCCGGCGACGTCGCCAGCGCCGCCGTCGTCGACCGGCTCGGGGAGATCGGTGACGCCGTCACCACCGCCGACCGCATCGAGGAGGCGCTCGCCGAGGCGCTGACCGACATCGACCGCGTGGGCGACGAGTCCGTGCTGGGCACGGGCACCACCGTCACCGGGGTGGCGCTCGTCGAGGTCGAGGACGATCTCGCGTGGATGGTGTTCAACATCGGCGACTCGCGGGTCTACCTGCTGCAGGACGGCGAGCTCCAGCAGCTCACCGTCGACCACTCCGTCGTCCAGGAGCTCATCGACGCCGGGCTGATCACGCCCGAGCAGGCCGAGCGCCACCCCGACAGCAACGTCATCACCCGCGCGGTGGGGTTCCACGAGAAGCCGATCCCCGACTACTCCACGATGCCCGTCGTCGCGGGGCAGCGGGTGCTGATCTGCTCCGACGGGCTGACGAAGGAGCTCACCGACGTCGGCATCCGCCACTACCTCTCCATCTCGCCGACGGCCGAGCGGGCCGCGAACGAGCTGGTCGCCGCGTCGCTCGCCAACGGCGGGCGCGACAACGTGACGGTCGTCGTGGTCGACGTGGAGTCCGACGAGAACGACGGCGCACCCGCGGGCGACGCCGATGAACGCCCGGGCGACCGCGGCACCTCGCAGCCCTAG
- a CDS encoding serine/threonine-protein kinase, with protein MPRRLPSPPPTLPGFTPVRVLGSGGFADVFLFEQNMPRRQVAVKVMLPEVVDEQVRRMFQVEADLMAGLSAHPSILTVYEAGVSGDGRPYLVMELCSSSLGQRYRREPLPVAEVLRIGVKIAGALHTAHQQGILHRDVKPSNILITAYGAPVLSDFGIAQSTRGRAAGTDAVGLSVPWSAPEVVSDQTQGTIASEVWGLSATLHSLLAGRSPFEVPGAASTTSSELSSRIVTARPAPIGRTDVPDSLERALLRGLSRKPENRPASALELLRDLQSIETGLGLPQTEVEVSRAEWAADSSRDHPDRTVLQAPSGETRRIRQGGGTEGLRASGTERRTGRGHRRTRVIAGLVAAAVVVAGGAVAAGLVLLPRGDDIPAVGAISTEVDGGRILFRWNDPGLAEGDSFRVETSTGESSVQRSSEFAAFPADGTPVCITVTIVHAGRSGDAGTEKCASLP; from the coding sequence GTGCCGCGCCGCCTCCCCTCACCGCCCCCCACGCTCCCCGGGTTCACCCCGGTGCGCGTGCTGGGCTCGGGCGGCTTCGCCGACGTGTTCCTGTTCGAGCAGAACATGCCTCGCCGCCAGGTGGCGGTGAAGGTGATGCTGCCCGAGGTCGTCGACGAGCAGGTGCGCCGCATGTTCCAGGTCGAGGCCGACCTGATGGCGGGGCTGAGCGCGCATCCGTCGATCCTGACCGTGTACGAGGCGGGCGTGTCCGGTGACGGCCGGCCGTATCTCGTGATGGAGCTCTGCTCCTCCTCGCTCGGCCAGCGCTACCGGCGGGAGCCGCTGCCGGTGGCCGAGGTGTTGCGCATCGGCGTGAAGATCGCCGGGGCGCTGCACACCGCGCATCAGCAGGGCATCCTGCACCGCGACGTGAAGCCGTCCAACATCCTGATCACGGCCTACGGGGCGCCGGTGCTCTCCGATTTCGGCATCGCGCAGTCCACCCGCGGGCGGGCCGCGGGTACCGACGCGGTCGGGCTGTCGGTCCCGTGGTCGGCTCCCGAGGTGGTGTCCGACCAGACCCAGGGCACGATCGCCTCCGAGGTGTGGGGGCTCTCGGCGACCCTGCACTCGCTGCTGGCGGGGCGCTCGCCGTTCGAGGTCCCGGGCGCGGCGTCGACGACCTCGTCCGAGCTCTCGTCGCGGATCGTCACGGCCAGGCCCGCCCCGATCGGCCGTACGGATGTGCCGGATTCCCTCGAGAGGGCGCTCCTCCGGGGGCTGTCGAGGAAGCCTGAGAACCGCCCGGCCTCGGCGCTGGAGCTGCTCCGAGACCTGCAGTCGATCGAGACCGGGCTCGGCCTTCCTCAGACCGAGGTCGAGGTCTCCCGAGCCGAGTGGGCCGCCGACTCGAGTCGAGACCACCCCGACCGCACCGTGCTGCAGGCACCGTCCGGCGAGACCCGTCGGATCCGTCAGGGCGGCGGCACGGAAGGGCTCCGAGCATCCGGAACCGAGCGACGGACAGGCCGGGGACACCGGCGAACGCGAGTCATCGCGGGCCTCGTCGCCGCGGCGGTCGTCGTGGCCGGGGGAGCGGTCGCCGCGGGTCTGGTGCTGCTGCCGCGAGGCGACGACATCCCGGCGGTCGGGGCGATCAGCACGGAGGTCGACGGCGGGCGCATCCTGTTCCGCTGGAACGATCCGGGTCTCGCCGAGGGCGACAGCTTCCGCGTCGAGACGTCGACGGGCGAGAGCTCGGTGCAGCGCAGCAGCGAGTTCGCGGCCTTCCCCGCCGACGGCACACCGGTCTGCATCACCGTGACCATCGTTCACGCGGGTCGCTCCGGCGACGCCGGCACCGAGAAGTGCGCGAGCCTGCCGTGA